The following coding sequences are from one Salvia hispanica cultivar TCC Black 2014 chromosome 3, UniMelb_Shisp_WGS_1.0, whole genome shotgun sequence window:
- the LOC125212872 gene encoding guanine nucleotide-binding protein subunit gamma 3, with product MSDFKANGSAPPSLPPPQPRSPPHLYGKRREGARAQMLEREIGFLDEELKSLESIPPASRSCKEVAEFVTGNVDPLIPTIKKTRKSWRFWKWFCGACCFDFSWICCCGCSCDLSMPRCCDCMTCNSCSNPCRNCGIPACWCFPCISSKCFKKWKCSLNCCCCLPKRPCCPTCSCTRCTCHPKCPNLKNMCSCCNKSCCFPCYYCM from the exons ATGTCTGATTTCAAGGCTAACGGTTCGGCGCCGCCGTCTCTGCCGCCGCCGCAGCCGAGGTCGCCGCCGCATTTGTACGGGAAGCGGAGGGAGGGAGCCAGGGCTCAGATGCTCGAGAGGGAGATTGGCTTTTTAGAC GAAGAATTGAAATCGCTTGAGAGCATTCCACCGGCTTCAAGATCCTGTAAAGA GGTCGCTGAATTCGTGACAGGAAATGTCGACCCTCTCATACCTAC GATTAAGAAGACTCGTAAATCATGGCGTTTCTGGAAATGGTTCTG TGGAGCGTGCTGCTTCGACTTTTCATGGATTTGCTGCTGTGGTTGCTCGTGTGATCTCAGTATGCCGCGGTGCTGCGACTGTATGACGTGTAATTCCTGCAGCAACCCATGTCGGAACTGCGGAATACCGGCATGCTGGTGCTTCCCCTGCATTAGTAGCAAATGCTTTAAGAAGTGGAAATGCAGCCTGAATTGCTGCTGCTGCCTGCCTAAGCGGCCTTGCTGCCCAACCTGCTCTTGCACAAGGTGTACATGTCATCCTAAATGTCCCAACCTAAAAAATATGTGTTCATGTTGTAACAAAAGCTGCTGCTTCCCTTGCTACTACtgtatgtaa
- the LOC125215246 gene encoding cation/calcium exchanger 4-like, giving the protein MGFLSCLNRSKFRGSCNGLCVLVLLVFFVYKNGGPFTEKPLLSYHQKTAVSDDRLQNSSIVDPITQGRNFQSSKNPTICTEIYQHSGFSTECEYLRANPDCNSGGFINYLIFFYCDCAEVKPLGYLVLGIWLLALFYLLGNTAADYFCCCLEMLSNLLKLPPTVAGVTLLPLGNGAPDVFASIAAFAGRDSGDVGLNSVLGGAVFVTCIVVGTVSLCVADKNVQIDRRCFLRDVGFFLIAIVSLWAILFVGEVSLWGAILFALIYVFYAICVAANELLRSRERVLLISDGGSSRPLLPLCRNAEVDIEHPLLESGDGVPYLEKSRLPHWMWSSHVAIYSHEPGKNGDGESEKVLWGWNEEEDSRCERPWCSWSGLCKLLEMPLAIPRRLTIPIVEEGRWSKTCAVCSAFLAPILVASVWSSANTTVCLIGAAVGATLGLLALIFTSTEHPPTQLLLPWVLGGFVMSIVWFYMIANELVALMVALGVIMRIKASLLGLTILAWGNSMGDLMSNMAIALNGGHGVQVAMSGCYAGPMFNILVGLGVSLLIGAWSKKPASYVVPEDSTLYYTLGFLTVGLVWALVVLPRNDMRPTRLMGIGLMVIYLGFLSLRVCIAVGDGSIT; this is encoded by the coding sequence ATGGGATTTCTCAGTTGTCTTAATCGTTCGAAATTTCGGGGAAGTTGTAATGGGCTCTGCGTATTGGTATTGCTTGTTTTCTTCGTGTATAAAAACGGGGGTCCGTTTACAGAGAAGCCGTTGCTGAGCTATCACCAGAAGACAGCCGTGAGCGATGATCGTCTTCAAAATTCATCGATTGTTGACCCGATCACGCAGGGGAGGAATTTCCAATCGAGCAAAAATCCCACAATTTGCACCGAAATTTACCAGCATAGTGGATTTAGCACAGAATGCGAGTATTTGAGGGCTAATCCAGACTGCAATTCAGGAGGTTTTATCAATTActtgattttcttttactgCGATTGTGCAGAGGTTAAGCCTTTGGGGTATTTAGTGTTAGGGATTTGGTTGCTTGCGTTGTTCTACTTGTTGGGGAATACAGCAGCTGATTACTTCTGTTGTTGTTTGGAGATGCTTTCAAATCTGTTGAAATTGCCCCCAACGGTTGCAGGGGTGACTCTGCTTCCGTTGGGGAACGGGGCTCCCGATGTGTTTGCTAGCATTGCTGCTTTTGCGGGGAGGGATTCGGGCGATGTGGGGCTGAATAGTGTGTTAGGAGGGGCTGTTTTTGTGACCTGCATTGTGGTTGGGACTGTTTCATTGTGTGTAGCTGATAAGAATGTGCAGATTGATAGGAGGTGTTTTCTGAGGGATGTGGGGTTTTTCCTCATTGCCATTGTGTCACTTTGGGCAATCTTGTTTGTGGGTGAGGTGAGCCTTTGGGGGGCTATATTGTTTGCCTTGATATACGTGTTTTACGCCATCTGTGTTGCTGCGAACGAGCTATTGAGGAGCCGCGAGAGGGTGTTGTTGATTTCGGATGGTGGGAGCTCGAGGCCTTTATTGCCACTTTGTAGGAACGCAGAGGTGGATATTGAGCATCCCTTGCTAGAGTCTGGTGATGGTGTGCCGTATCTTGAGAAATCGAGGCTTCCCCATTGGATGTGGTCGTCGCATGTCGCAATTTACTCCCACGAGCCTGGTAAAAATGGTGATGGTGAAAGTGAAAAGGTTTTGTGGGGTTGGAATGAGGAGGAGGATAGTAGGTGTGAGCGGCCGTGGTGCTCTTGGTCCGGTCTTTGTAAGTTGCTAGAGATGCCGTTGGCCATCCCTAGAAGGCTGACCATTCCCATTGTTGAGGAGGGAAGGTGGTCGAAAACATGTGCTGTTTGTAGCGCGTTTCTTGCGCCCATTTTAGTAGCGTCTGTCTGGAGCTCTGCTAACACAACTGTATGCCTCATTGGTGCTGCAGTTGGGGCAACGCTTGGCCTCCTCGCGCTTATATTCACCAGTACTGAACATCCACCTACACAACTATTGCTCCCATGGGTTCTTGGGGGATTCGTGATGAGCATTGTCTGGTTCTACATGATCGCGAATGAGCTTGTGGCCTTGATGGTGGCACTCGGTGTTATCATGAGGATCAAGGCGTCGCTGCTGGGGCTGACCATCTTGGCATGGGGCAACTCGATGGGTGACCTAATGTCGAATATGGCCATAGCCCTGAACGGGGGACATGGCGTGCAGGTTGCTATGTCCGGGTGCTATGCTGGGCCGATGTTCAACATCTTGGTTGGGCTGGGTGTCTCGTTGCTCATCGGAGCTTGGTCCAAGAAACCAGCATCCTACGTGGTGCCTGAGGATAGCACTCTCTACTACACGCTCGGTTTCCTAACCGTAGGGCTCGTTTGGGCGCTCGTTGTCTTGCCACGGAACGATATGCGGCCTACGAGGCTGATGGGGATTGGCCTAATGGTGATCTACTTGGGATTTTTGAGTCTGAGAGTTTGCATTGCTGTTGGGGATGGATCAATCACTTGA